A region from the Saccharomonospora azurea NA-128 genome encodes:
- a CDS encoding type VII secretion system-associated protein, whose translation MAQRDDPHRLVPEQSAAVRKPEITAEMRTNARANPGSWLYVIDEAFDPKGNVPTWAVVGAYPVDGRGEIVDDFHFNDQYRPSPQALGFPDPSSELEYLLQLIYTRHRPEEDLAPAVLGADLYVYAYTPAQRTLVGFHDLDGDVVVSAYTAKALAPRDWPHARKVKGRDIIDLLGGCPLALNPDDAITAVVTPDELEYARTHLL comes from the coding sequence ATGGCCCAGCGCGACGACCCACACCGCCTCGTGCCCGAGCAGAGCGCCGCCGTGCGCAAGCCCGAGATCACGGCCGAGATGCGCACGAACGCGCGGGCAAACCCCGGCAGCTGGCTGTACGTCATCGACGAGGCCTTCGACCCGAAGGGCAACGTGCCCACGTGGGCGGTCGTCGGCGCCTATCCCGTCGACGGCCGGGGCGAGATCGTGGACGACTTCCACTTCAACGACCAGTACCGCCCCTCGCCGCAGGCCCTCGGGTTCCCCGACCCCAGCAGTGAGCTCGAGTACCTGCTCCAGCTCATCTACACGCGGCACCGGCCCGAGGAGGACCTCGCGCCCGCGGTGCTCGGCGCGGACCTGTACGTCTACGCCTACACGCCCGCGCAACGCACCCTCGTCGGGTTCCACGACCTCGACGGCGACGTGGTCGTGTCCGCCTACACCGCCAAGGCGCTGGCCCCCCGCGACTGGCCGCACGCGAGGAAGGTCAAGGGCAGGGACATCATCGACCTGCTCGGCGGCTGCCCTCTCGCGCTGAACCCGGACGATGCGATCACCGCCGTGGTCACCCCGGACGAGCTCGAGTACGCGCGGACCCATCTGCTCTGA
- a CDS encoding lysozyme, translated as MGIGRRRWRIAAATVAASVSALLLGALTPAAADVDSSANGRDQVDHAMGSQIRKHEGDHSTSFTKQRALQPQGLNSDGVDAYATVPGIDVSGWQGNVDWAHWWNQGKRFAYVKATEGTSYKNPYFAQQYNGSYNVGMIRGAYHFARPDVSSGAAQANFFVDNGGGWSRDGKTLPGALDMEYNPYGATCYGKSKAQMAAWVKDFHDTYYSRTGRWPVIYTSTSWWNQCVGTAGDFSGTVPLWVARYASSVGELPYNWGYHTIWQYTSSPIDQNSFNGAYDRLQALANG; from the coding sequence ATGGGCATCGGACGGAGAAGGTGGCGCATTGCCGCTGCCACCGTCGCCGCGTCCGTCAGTGCGCTCCTGCTCGGCGCACTGACCCCCGCGGCGGCCGACGTCGACTCCAGCGCGAACGGCCGGGACCAGGTCGATCACGCCATGGGTTCGCAGATCAGGAAACACGAGGGCGACCATTCGACCTCGTTCACGAAACAACGCGCGCTACAACCACAGGGCCTGAACTCCGATGGCGTGGACGCCTACGCCACGGTTCCGGGTATCGACGTCAGCGGCTGGCAAGGAAACGTCGACTGGGCGCACTGGTGGAATCAGGGCAAACGATTCGCGTACGTGAAGGCGACCGAGGGAACGAGTTACAAGAATCCCTACTTCGCGCAGCAGTACAACGGTTCCTACAACGTGGGAATGATTCGCGGCGCCTATCACTTCGCGCGCCCGGACGTCTCGTCCGGCGCCGCCCAGGCGAACTTCTTCGTCGACAACGGCGGCGGCTGGTCCCGTGACGGCAAGACGCTGCCCGGGGCGCTGGACATGGAGTACAACCCGTACGGCGCCACCTGCTACGGCAAGTCGAAGGCGCAGATGGCGGCGTGGGTGAAAGACTTCCACGACACCTACTACTCCCGCACCGGTCGCTGGCCGGTCATCTACACGTCGACGAGCTGGTGGAACCAGTGCGTCGGCACCGCGGGCGACTTCTCCGGCACCGTGCCGCTGTGGGTCGCGCGCTACGCCTCGTCGGTGGGCGAGCTTCCGTACAACTGGGGCTACCACACGATCTGGCAGTACACGTCGAGCCCGATCGACCAGAACTCGTTCAACGGCGCGTACGACCGCCTGCAGGCTCTGGCCAACGGCTGA
- the purL gene encoding phosphoribosylformylglycinamidine synthase subunit PurL, translating into METPAVDTTDLAGKTPEQTQPYAELGLADDEYARIRDILGRRPTDAELAMYSVMWSEHCSYKSSKKHLAYFGETTTPEMREKMLAGIGENAGVVDIGDGWAVTFKAESHNHPSYVEPYQGAATGVGGIVRDILAMGARPLAVADPLRFGPADAPDTRRVLPGVVAGIAGYGNCLGLPNIGGEVVFDSSYAGNPLVNALCVGAMRVEDLHLAHASGTGNKVILFGARTGLDGIGGVSVLASDSFSGDENSGGRKKLPSVQVGDPFMEKVLIECSLELFAKKLVVGIQDLGGAGLACATSELAAAGDGGMHVDLDQVPLRAEGMTPAEILSSESQERMCAVVKPSDVDAFMEVCRKWDVTATVIGEVTDGDRLVIDWHGQTVVDVPPRTVAHQGPVYDRPYARPAAQDALQADTPDSLPRPSTPDEIRETLLRMISSPNLASKEWVTQQYDRYVRGNTVLAQPADSGMIRIDESTGRGVAVSTDCNSRYVYLDPYAGTQLALAEAYRNVATSGAMPMAVTNCLNFGSPRDPGVMWQFERAVHGLADGCAELGVPVTGGNVSFYNQTGDQAILPTPVVGVLGVIDDVSRRIPTGIGAEAGESLLLLGETHDEFGGSAWAEVMHGHLGGLPPKVDLERERLLAEILVAGSRDGMISAAHDVSDGGLAQTIVEMALIGQCGARIILDPDADPFVQLFSESAGRVLVAVPRTEELRFTEMCSARGLPWRKTGVVDPEADAVHIQDVADFGLDELREAWEGTLPTLFG; encoded by the coding sequence GTGGAAACCCCCGCCGTCGACACCACCGACCTCGCCGGAAAGACTCCGGAGCAGACCCAGCCGTACGCGGAACTGGGGCTGGCCGACGACGAGTACGCGCGTATCCGCGACATCCTCGGGCGCAGGCCCACGGACGCGGAACTCGCGATGTACTCGGTGATGTGGAGCGAGCACTGCTCCTACAAGTCGTCCAAGAAGCATCTGGCCTACTTCGGTGAGACCACCACCCCGGAGATGCGCGAGAAGATGCTCGCCGGCATCGGCGAGAACGCGGGGGTGGTCGACATCGGGGACGGCTGGGCCGTCACGTTCAAGGCGGAGAGCCACAACCATCCGTCCTATGTGGAGCCGTACCAGGGTGCGGCGACGGGTGTGGGCGGCATCGTGCGCGACATCCTCGCGATGGGCGCGCGGCCGCTTGCGGTGGCCGACCCGCTGCGCTTCGGGCCCGCCGACGCTCCGGACACGCGCCGGGTGCTGCCCGGCGTGGTGGCGGGTATCGCCGGCTACGGCAACTGCCTCGGCCTGCCCAACATCGGCGGCGAGGTCGTCTTCGACTCCAGCTACGCGGGCAACCCCCTGGTCAACGCGCTGTGCGTGGGTGCCATGCGGGTCGAGGACCTGCACCTCGCCCACGCCTCCGGTACCGGCAACAAGGTCATCCTGTTCGGCGCCCGCACGGGCCTCGACGGCATCGGCGGCGTGTCCGTCCTCGCCAGCGACAGCTTCTCGGGCGACGAGAACTCCGGCGGGCGCAAGAAGCTGCCGAGCGTGCAGGTGGGCGACCCCTTCATGGAGAAGGTGCTCATCGAGTGCTCGCTGGAGCTGTTCGCCAAGAAGCTCGTGGTGGGCATCCAGGACCTCGGTGGTGCCGGGCTCGCGTGTGCCACGTCGGAGCTGGCCGCGGCCGGTGACGGCGGCATGCACGTCGATCTCGACCAGGTGCCGCTGCGGGCCGAGGGGATGACCCCGGCCGAGATCCTCTCCAGCGAGTCGCAGGAACGCATGTGCGCCGTCGTGAAGCCGTCCGATGTGGACGCCTTCATGGAGGTGTGCCGCAAGTGGGACGTCACGGCCACCGTCATCGGTGAGGTGACCGACGGCGACCGCCTCGTCATCGACTGGCACGGGCAGACCGTGGTCGACGTCCCGCCGCGCACGGTCGCGCACCAGGGCCCGGTCTACGACCGCCCGTACGCGCGTCCGGCCGCGCAGGACGCGCTGCAGGCCGACACGCCGGACTCCCTTCCGCGTCCGTCCACTCCGGACGAGATTCGCGAGACGCTGCTGCGCATGATCTCCTCGCCGAACCTTGCGTCGAAGGAGTGGGTCACGCAGCAGTACGACCGCTACGTGCGCGGCAACACGGTGCTGGCCCAGCCCGCCGACTCCGGCATGATCCGGATCGACGAGTCGACGGGCCGCGGTGTCGCCGTGTCCACCGACTGCAACAGCCGCTACGTCTACCTCGACCCCTACGCGGGCACGCAGCTCGCGCTCGCCGAGGCGTACCGCAACGTCGCCACCAGCGGCGCGATGCCGATGGCGGTCACCAACTGCCTCAACTTCGGTTCGCCGCGCGACCCGGGCGTCATGTGGCAGTTCGAGCGCGCCGTCCACGGCCTGGCCGACGGGTGCGCCGAGCTCGGCGTGCCGGTCACCGGCGGCAACGTCAGCTTCTATAACCAGACCGGCGACCAGGCCATCCTGCCGACCCCGGTCGTCGGTGTGCTCGGTGTGATCGACGACGTGAGCCGCCGCATCCCCACCGGCATCGGAGCGGAGGCGGGCGAGAGCCTGCTGCTGCTCGGAGAGACCCACGACGAGTTCGGAGGCTCGGCGTGGGCGGAGGTGATGCACGGGCACCTCGGTGGCCTGCCGCCGAAGGTGGACCTGGAGCGCGAGCGACTGCTGGCGGAGATCCTCGTGGCGGGCTCGCGGGACGGCATGATCTCCGCGGCGCACGACGTGTCCGACGGCGGGCTGGCCCAGACGATCGTCGAGATGGCGCTCATCGGCCAGTGCGGTGCTCGCATCATCCTGGACCCGGACGCCGACCCGTTCGTGCAGCTGTTCTCGGAGTCGGCGGGACGCGTGCTCGTGGCCGTGCCGAGGACGGAGGAGCTGCGCTTCACCGAGATGTGCTCGGCGCGTGGCCTGCCGTGGCGCAAGACCGGCGTCGTGGACCCCGAGGCGGACGCCGTGCACATCCAGGACGTCGCCGACTTCGGACTGGACGAGCTGCGCGAGGCCTGGGAGGGCACGCTGCCCACGCTGTTCGGCTGA
- the purQ gene encoding phosphoribosylformylglycinamidine synthase subunit PurQ → MSARIGVITFPGTLDDVDAARAVTRSGAEAVSLWHGDEDLKGVDAVVVPGGFSYGDYLRCGAIARFAPVMTSVIEAAGKGMPVLGICNGFQILCEAGLLPGALVRNEKLHFVCRDQWLRVENNTTSWTTRYDQGADVLIPLKSGEGGYMADEATLDELEGEGRVVFRYVDGNPNGSRRDIAGVCSADGRIVGLMPHPEHAIDALTGPSDDGLGVFYSALDAVKSLVTSA, encoded by the coding sequence ATGAGCGCCCGCATCGGCGTCATCACCTTCCCCGGCACGCTCGACGACGTCGACGCCGCGCGCGCGGTGACGCGGTCGGGCGCGGAGGCGGTGTCGCTGTGGCACGGTGACGAGGACCTCAAGGGCGTCGACGCGGTGGTCGTTCCCGGCGGCTTCTCCTACGGCGACTACCTGCGTTGCGGCGCCATCGCCCGGTTCGCTCCCGTGATGACGTCGGTCATCGAGGCCGCGGGCAAGGGAATGCCCGTGCTGGGCATCTGCAACGGCTTCCAGATCCTCTGTGAGGCGGGTCTCCTGCCGGGTGCGTTGGTGCGCAACGAGAAGCTGCACTTCGTGTGCCGGGACCAGTGGCTGCGGGTCGAGAACAACACCACGAGCTGGACCACGCGGTACGACCAGGGCGCCGACGTCCTCATCCCCCTGAAGTCGGGTGAGGGCGGTTACATGGCCGACGAGGCGACGCTCGACGAGCTGGAGGGCGAGGGTCGTGTGGTCTTCCGCTACGTCGACGGCAACCCCAACGGCTCGCGGCGCGACATCGCCGGTGTGTGCAGCGCCGACGGCCGCATCGTGGGGCTCATGCCGCACCCCGAGCACGCCATCGACGCGCTGACCGGGCCGTCCGACGACGGACTCGGCGTGTTCTACTCGGCACTCGACGCAGTGAAGTCGCTGGTCACGTCGGCCTGA
- the purS gene encoding phosphoribosylformylglycinamidine synthase subunit PurS, with protein MARVVVDVMPKPEILDPQGQAVAGALGRLGFTGVTEVRQGKHFELEVDDSVDDETLAKIAEGFLANPVIEEWTIRRIDS; from the coding sequence GTGGCCCGAGTAGTCGTCGACGTCATGCCCAAGCCCGAAATCCTCGATCCCCAAGGCCAGGCCGTCGCCGGTGCGCTCGGCAGGCTCGGGTTCACCGGGGTCACCGAGGTGCGTCAGGGCAAGCACTTCGAGCTGGAGGTCGACGACAGCGTCGACGACGAAACGCTCGCCAAGATCGCGGAGGGTTTCCTCGCGAACCCCGTGATCGAGGAGTGGACGATTCGGAGGATCGACTCATGA
- a CDS encoding MFS transporter → MHPDTSRVSPRTIRAITLRLLPFLAVLYVIAYIDRSNVGFAKLTLQEELGLSATVFTLGQVFFFVAYAVLEVPSNLALHRFGAHRWIARIMVTWGIVTIATALVTETWQFYLARFLLGAAEAGFFPGVIYYLTRWFPSAHRGAAIGLFMLAGPISFIIGNPLMGALNDLDGVWGLGGWQWIFIATGLPAVLVAPLVLWLLPKDPDSARWLDDRERTALKSALAAEDAEAGDQPRNPWKVLGDRRVLAMAVFFLCFPLATYGLAFWLPTIVEGFGGLSGLEVGLVSAIPYVCVMVGLLAVPRLARNRGTPFGWLALMLGFSAVGFTISALVSSPVVQMIGICVASIGGYAAQPVMWGLVPKFLTGAAAAAGIGAINGIGNLGGGFGPMGIAAVVDATGSALTGLIFLIVVSVIGVVGAFGLRRVLTRSPKGQPPPNDQPPRPEIAANA, encoded by the coding sequence GTGCACCCTGACACCTCGCGGGTCTCACCGCGCACGATCCGAGCGATCACGCTGCGGCTGCTGCCCTTTCTCGCAGTCCTGTACGTGATCGCCTACATCGACAGATCGAACGTCGGCTTCGCCAAGCTCACGCTCCAGGAGGAGCTCGGCCTCTCGGCCACGGTCTTCACGTTGGGCCAGGTGTTCTTCTTCGTGGCCTACGCGGTGCTGGAGGTGCCGAGCAACCTCGCGTTGCACCGCTTCGGTGCCCACCGCTGGATCGCCCGGATCATGGTCACGTGGGGCATCGTCACCATCGCGACGGCCCTGGTGACCGAAACCTGGCAGTTCTACCTCGCCCGCTTCCTCCTCGGCGCGGCCGAGGCCGGGTTCTTCCCGGGCGTCATCTACTACCTCACCCGGTGGTTCCCCTCGGCGCACCGCGGGGCCGCCATCGGTCTGTTCATGCTCGCCGGACCGATCTCGTTCATCATCGGCAACCCGCTGATGGGCGCGCTCAACGACCTGGACGGCGTCTGGGGTCTGGGTGGCTGGCAGTGGATCTTCATCGCGACCGGTCTGCCCGCCGTGCTCGTGGCACCCCTGGTGCTGTGGCTGCTGCCCAAGGACCCCGACAGCGCCAGGTGGCTCGACGACCGCGAACGCACGGCGCTGAAGAGCGCCCTCGCCGCCGAGGACGCCGAGGCCGGCGACCAGCCGCGCAACCCGTGGAAGGTCCTCGGCGACCGCAGGGTGCTGGCGATGGCCGTGTTCTTCCTCTGCTTCCCGCTGGCCACCTACGGGCTGGCGTTCTGGCTGCCGACCATCGTCGAGGGCTTCGGCGGCCTGTCCGGCCTGGAGGTCGGGCTCGTGTCGGCCATCCCGTACGTGTGCGTGATGGTGGGGCTGCTCGCCGTGCCGCGGCTCGCGCGGAACAGGGGCACGCCGTTCGGCTGGCTCGCGTTGATGCTGGGCTTCTCGGCGGTCGGCTTCACGATCTCGGCGCTGGTGTCGTCGCCGGTGGTGCAGATGATCGGCATCTGCGTCGCCTCGATCGGTGGCTACGCCGCGCAGCCGGTGATGTGGGGACTCGTGCCGAAGTTCCTCACCGGGGCCGCCGCCGCGGCGGGGATCGGAGCCATCAACGGCATCGGCAACCTCGGCGGCGGGTTCGGCCCGATGGGTATCGCGGCGGTGGTCGACGCCACCGGATCCGCCCTCACTGGACTGATCTTCCTCATCGTCGTCTCGGTGATCGGTGTCGTCGGAGCCTTCGGTCTGCGCAGGGTGCTCACCCGCTCGCCGAAGGGGCAGCCGCCGCCGAACGACCAGCCGCCCCGGCCGGAGATCGCGGCGAACGCCTGA
- a CDS encoding U32 family peptidase: MERSRTFLRSLGLPSTDPGELPSSTKRFPDGAAYRVEIPSVEGVEAMEAVFGEADARGVTVHRVSQGSGGMLLTQTELTAMAALAEARGVELSLFARPVAGWDTGAASLAEGGGSMAAQARGTEQLVHVLADIRRSAEAGVRSVLVTDLGVLSVASRMRQAGELPADLQFKVSVQMGLSNPVSIRIAEEHGADTYNVPTDLSLAQLAAVRAAIDIPIDIYVESPDDLGGFVRHFEIAEIVRVAAPVYLKFGLRNAPNIYPSGTHLTGTAVSLSRERVRRAEIGLETLARYAPDAVASTLPADDLAVPNTTAVTESTRSTP, from the coding sequence GTGGAACGGTCGCGAACCTTCCTGCGCTCGCTCGGACTGCCTTCGACAGACCCCGGCGAGCTCCCGAGCAGCACGAAACGCTTCCCCGACGGCGCGGCGTACCGCGTCGAGATCCCCAGCGTCGAGGGGGTCGAGGCGATGGAGGCCGTCTTCGGCGAGGCCGACGCCCGAGGAGTCACCGTCCACCGGGTCTCCCAGGGCAGCGGCGGCATGCTGCTCACCCAGACCGAGCTGACGGCCATGGCCGCGCTCGCCGAAGCGCGCGGCGTGGAGCTCAGCCTGTTCGCGCGGCCCGTGGCGGGGTGGGACACCGGCGCGGCGTCGCTCGCGGAGGGCGGCGGGTCGATGGCCGCGCAGGCGCGGGGCACCGAACAGCTCGTCCACGTGCTCGCGGACATCCGCCGCAGCGCGGAGGCGGGGGTCCGCAGTGTGCTCGTCACCGACCTCGGCGTGCTGAGCGTCGCCTCCCGCATGCGGCAGGCCGGCGAACTGCCCGCGGACCTGCAGTTCAAGGTCAGCGTGCAGATGGGACTGTCGAACCCGGTGTCGATCCGCATCGCCGAGGAACACGGGGCCGACACCTACAACGTGCCCACGGACCTGTCGCTGGCGCAGCTCGCCGCCGTGCGCGCGGCCATCGACATCCCCATCGACATCTACGTGGAATCGCCCGACGACCTCGGCGGGTTCGTGCGGCACTTCGAGATCGCCGAGATCGTGCGGGTCGCCGCGCCCGTGTACCTCAAGTTCGGCCTGCGCAACGCGCCGAACATCTACCCGAGCGGCACGCACCTGACCGGCACCGCCGTGAGCCTCTCGCGGGAACGCGTGCGCCGGGCCGAGATCGGCCTGGAGACCCTCGCCCGGTACGCCCCTGACGCCGTGGCGTCCACCCTGCCCGCGGATGATCTGGCCGTGCCGAACACCACCGCCGTCACCGAGTCGACGAGGAGCACGCCGTGA
- a CDS encoding mandelate racemase/muconate lactonizing enzyme family protein gives MKITDVETFVMGTPWRDLTFVRVTTDEGLTGVGETRMLGHTEALKGYLSEAVPRHVIGADPFDIEALVQRMKRGDYGRPGEIMMSGIACVEMACWDIVGKALGQPVWRLLGGKVRDRVKAYANGWYTVERTPEEFHAAAKRVVERGYRALKFDPFGPGQWELEPQERTRSIELVEAVRDAVGPDVEILVEMHGRFAPAEAVRIARSIAKFDPSWLEEPVPPENLKALAKVAEQVDFPVATGERIHDRAEFRELFELQAADVIQPDIGHLGGILETRKLAATAETHFVLVAPHNVGGPVLTMANLHLAACTPNFKIQEHFNDFADEHVKQAAPGLPPVEDGYFALPMAPGLGVELDTDFVAEHPFQAARFDLFADDWQFRGTKAGTLEGDDA, from the coding sequence GTGAAGATCACCGATGTCGAGACCTTCGTGATGGGCACGCCGTGGCGTGACCTGACCTTCGTCCGCGTCACCACCGACGAGGGACTGACGGGCGTCGGTGAGACCCGGATGCTCGGGCACACCGAGGCGTTGAAGGGGTATCTGTCCGAGGCCGTGCCCCGGCACGTGATCGGCGCCGACCCGTTCGACATCGAGGCGCTCGTGCAGCGCATGAAGCGCGGCGACTACGGCAGGCCCGGCGAGATCATGATGTCCGGCATCGCCTGCGTCGAGATGGCCTGCTGGGACATCGTCGGCAAGGCTCTCGGCCAGCCGGTGTGGCGACTGCTGGGCGGCAAGGTCCGCGACCGCGTCAAGGCCTACGCCAACGGCTGGTACACCGTCGAGCGCACCCCGGAGGAGTTCCACGCCGCCGCGAAGCGCGTCGTCGAGCGCGGCTACCGCGCGTTGAAGTTCGACCCGTTCGGCCCCGGCCAGTGGGAGCTGGAACCGCAGGAGCGCACCCGGTCGATCGAGCTGGTGGAGGCCGTGCGCGACGCCGTGGGCCCCGACGTGGAGATCCTCGTCGAGATGCACGGCCGGTTCGCTCCCGCGGAGGCGGTGCGCATCGCCCGCTCGATCGCGAAGTTCGACCCGAGCTGGCTGGAGGAGCCCGTTCCGCCGGAGAACCTCAAGGCGCTGGCGAAGGTCGCGGAGCAGGTCGACTTCCCGGTGGCGACCGGGGAACGCATCCACGACCGGGCGGAGTTCCGCGAGCTGTTCGAGCTCCAGGCCGCCGACGTCATCCAGCCCGACATCGGTCACCTGGGCGGCATCCTGGAGACGCGCAAGCTCGCGGCGACGGCGGAGACGCACTTCGTGCTCGTGGCGCCGCACAACGTGGGCGGCCCGGTGCTCACGATGGCGAACCTGCACCTGGCCGCGTGCACCCCGAACTTCAAGATCCAGGAACACTTCAACGACTTCGCCGACGAACACGTCAAGCAGGCGGCTCCCGGCCTGCCGCCGGTGGAGGACGGCTACTTCGCCCTGCCGATGGCGCCGGGGCTCGGCGTGGAACTCGACACCGACTTCGTGGCCGAGCACCCGTTCCAGGCCGCGCGCTTCGACCTGTTCGCCGACGACTGGCAGTTCCGGGGCACCAAGGCGGGCACACTGGAAGGAGACGACGCATGA
- a CDS encoding aldehyde dehydrogenase (NADP(+)): MTDVTDALLDAAASAARPWAELPDKTRAAALEAVAGALDAAADELVPLAREESRLPEARLRGELVRTTFQLRSFAGQVREGFEVIEDDADPDWPTGPRPALRRVLMPLGPVVVFAASNFPFAFSVAGGDTASALAAGCPVVVKAHPGHPKLSDATAEIVRAALLGAGAPEGTFALFHGEAAGRDAVLDPRTKAVAFTGSLRGGRALYDLAVSRPEPIPFYGELGSVNPVFVTRAAAQARAAEIATGYVDSFTLGTGQFCTKPGLLLVPSDSRLPELAAEHARTKGATAMLNERIGEGYTAGLDALRGHASVRVLVEGTFGEDGPTPTLLATTAADLLADSEALATECFGPTSLVVTYDDEEQLLAVARSLEGQLTGTVHGEESDDVARPLLAELAERVGRVLWNGWPTGVSVTPAMHHGGPYPATTAPLHTSVGITASARFLRPVAFQNVPGHLLPR; this comes from the coding sequence ATGACCGACGTGACGGACGCACTGCTCGACGCGGCGGCGAGCGCGGCGAGGCCGTGGGCGGAGCTGCCCGACAAGACACGCGCGGCGGCGTTGGAGGCCGTCGCGGGCGCCCTCGACGCGGCGGCCGACGAGCTGGTGCCGCTGGCGAGGGAGGAGAGCCGCCTCCCCGAGGCCCGGCTGCGTGGCGAGCTCGTGCGCACGACGTTCCAGCTGCGCTCGTTCGCGGGCCAGGTACGTGAGGGCTTCGAGGTCATCGAGGACGACGCCGACCCCGACTGGCCCACCGGGCCCCGCCCGGCGCTGCGGCGGGTACTGATGCCGCTCGGGCCCGTCGTGGTGTTCGCGGCGTCCAACTTCCCGTTCGCGTTCTCCGTGGCGGGCGGCGACACGGCGTCGGCGTTGGCCGCGGGCTGCCCCGTCGTGGTGAAGGCCCACCCGGGCCACCCGAAGCTCTCGGACGCGACCGCGGAGATCGTGCGCGCGGCGTTGCTCGGCGCCGGTGCGCCGGAGGGCACGTTCGCGCTCTTCCACGGTGAGGCCGCGGGCCGCGACGCCGTGCTCGACCCGCGCACGAAAGCGGTGGCCTTCACGGGTTCGCTGCGAGGCGGCCGGGCCCTGTACGACCTCGCCGTGTCGCGCCCCGAGCCGATCCCGTTCTACGGGGAGCTCGGCAGCGTGAACCCGGTGTTCGTGACCCGCGCGGCCGCGCAGGCCAGGGCCGCGGAGATCGCGACGGGCTACGTCGACTCGTTCACGCTCGGCACCGGGCAGTTCTGCACCAAGCCCGGACTGCTGCTCGTGCCGTCGGATTCCCGGCTGCCCGAACTGGCCGCCGAGCACGCCCGCACGAAGGGCGCCACGGCGATGCTCAACGAGCGCATCGGCGAGGGATACACGGCGGGACTGGACGCACTGCGCGGACACGCCTCGGTGCGGGTGCTGGTGGAGGGCACGTTCGGCGAGGACGGCCCCACACCGACGTTGCTCGCGACGACGGCGGCCGACCTGCTCGCCGACTCCGAGGCGCTCGCGACCGAGTGCTTCGGCCCGACGTCGCTCGTGGTGACCTACGACGACGAGGAGCAGCTGCTCGCGGTGGCGCGCTCGCTGGAGGGTCAGCTCACCGGCACCGTGCACGGCGAGGAGTCCGACGACGTCGCCCGCCCGCTGCTGGCAGAGCTGGCCGAGCGCGTCGGCCGCGTGCTGTGGAACGGCTGGCCGACCGGCGTGTCGGTCACCCCGGCCATGCACCACGGCGGGCCCTACCCCGCCACCACCGCGCCCCTGCACACGTCGGTGGGGATCACCGCCTCGGCGCGGTTCCTGCGTCCGGTCGCGTTCCAGAACGTGCCCGGACACCTGCTGCCCCGCTGA
- a CDS encoding IclR family transcriptional regulator, producing MARLVPAVLRAADILELFLADDVTLSASEIGRRLELPRSTAHELLTTLVERHYLVRRSGEETTYALGPKLLELGSRYQQRLEFAAEADAVARQVAAECRETVHVAVLDGLEVVYVSKVDSTYSVRLISEVGSRLPAHCTAVGKVLLAGLPEKELTARLKGRRLVGLTEHSITSRSELRAQLALVRESGVAHERSESNTDAGCVAAPVVDAAGDWVAGMSISIPTSRHADDAWPTWEKLVREGAAELTRRLGGRPVTP from the coding sequence ATGGCTCGTCTCGTGCCCGCCGTGCTCCGTGCCGCGGACATCCTCGAACTGTTCCTGGCCGACGATGTCACGTTGTCGGCGAGTGAGATCGGCCGACGGCTGGAGCTGCCGCGCTCGACCGCGCACGAGCTGCTGACCACGTTGGTCGAACGGCACTACCTGGTGCGGCGCTCGGGCGAGGAGACGACGTACGCGCTCGGGCCGAAGCTGCTGGAGCTGGGTTCGCGCTACCAGCAACGGCTGGAGTTCGCCGCCGAGGCCGACGCCGTGGCGCGTCAGGTCGCCGCCGAGTGCCGCGAGACCGTGCACGTGGCGGTGCTCGACGGCCTGGAGGTCGTGTACGTGTCCAAAGTCGACTCCACCTACTCGGTGCGGCTGATCTCCGAGGTGGGCAGTCGCCTCCCCGCGCACTGCACGGCGGTCGGCAAGGTCCTGCTCGCGGGGCTGCCCGAGAAGGAGCTCACGGCCCGGTTGAAGGGCCGGCGACTCGTCGGCCTCACCGAGCACAGCATCACCTCGCGCAGCGAACTACGCGCCCAGCTCGCTCTGGTGCGCGAGTCCGGCGTCGCCCACGAACGCAGCGAGTCCAACACCGACGCCGGGTGCGTCGCGGCGCCCGTCGTGGACGCGGCGGGCGACTGGGTGGCGGGGATGAGCATCTCGATTCCCACCTCGCGCCACGCCGACGACGCGTGGCCCACGTGGGAGAAGCTCGTCCGGGAGGGAGCCGCGGAGCTGACCCGCCGCCTCGGCGGCCGTCCCGTCACTCCCTGA